The region GTCATCGGCCCGATGTCGACCTGACCGCCGGTGAGGACCGCGGCCAGCTCGCCCTCGCGCAGGCAGCGGCCGCGGAAGTCGGCGCGGACACCGAGCACGACCCGGCAGCGACCGTCGTCCGCCCGGGAGGCCCGGACCAGCGCGGCGACGAACGCCGACCGGGTCGGCTGGTCGCCGCACAGCGTGAACAGCTCTTCGAACTGGTCGACCACCAGCACGACCTGCCGGTCCGGCGGCCCGGCCACCAACGCCTGGCGGACGAGCCGGTGCAGGTTGCCCGGATCGGCCACCAGTTCCGCCCGGACCACACCGGCCGTCGTGCCCAACCACCGCGCCAGGTGCGCCGCGCACTCGCCGAACGGATCCGCGCCGGGCGTGAACAGCGCGATCCGCGCCCCGGCCGCGGCCAGCCGGGGCACCAGCCCCGCGCGCAGCAGCGACGACTTGCCCGCGCCGGACGCCCCGAACACGGCAGTGAACCGCCGCTCGGCGACCTTGGCGACCACCTCCCCGACCAGGCTGTGCCTGCCGTGGAACCATGCCGCGTCATCGGCCTCGTAGGGTGCCAGGCCCGGGTACGGCGCGGTGTCACCGTCGCCCGGGGTGGGCGTTTCGGCCAGTTCGGTGCTCAGTTCGCGCCACCGGCGGGCCCACTCGGCTTCGTCGCCGCCGCACGCGCGCACGAAAGCGGTCGTGACCGCCAGGCTCGGCAGCTTCTTGCCGCCGGCCGCGTCGGACAGCGTGGTGGGCGAGTAGAGCGCCCATCGGGCGAGTTGCCGGTAGCTCGGCGTTCCGGCCCGCGTGCGCAGCCGACGCAGGTCCAGCGCGAAGTCGGTCAACGCCGACCCGTCGGGTTCCAGCGGACTTTCTCCTCGTGGCACAGCCGTCGGCCCCCTCCGGTTGTGGTGACCGGATTGTGCTCCGACGACAGCGCCCGGTGCCCAGCTCGTCGCCCGTATTACTCGTTCGGACCAATGACTGTCGCTCGATCGGGTACATAGGTGCGATCACCGGTCCACCGTGCGCGACCGACCACCGCCATCGAAGCCCTGATAACCCGAGGAGCGTTCACACCAGCAGACCGCCGCGCGCTGTCGACGGACCGCGGGCCCGCCGGGTCAACGGCCCAGAGCGGCACCTCCGTTCACCGCGATCACCTGGCCGGTGATGTGGCCGGCCTCCGGCGAGGTCAGGAACGCGACCGCCGCGGCCACGTCCGCCGGCGTCCCCGGACGGCCGTTCGCCGTCTGCGAGACCAGGGTCTCCCGGCGTTGCGCCGTCATCCGGTCGCCGAAGAACTCGGTGTCCTCCACGTACCCCGGCGACACCACGTTCGCCGTGATGCCGCGCCCGCCCAGGGTGAACGCCAACTCCGCCGTCCACGCCTCCACCGCCGCCTTCGCCGCGCCGTAGGCCCCGCCGCCGCGCCGCCCGGCGATCGAGCCGATCGTCACCACCCGGGCCTGGTCGGCGAACCTCGGCTCCAGCGCCGTCGTCACCAGGACGGCCGTCACCACGTTCGCCTCGTAGTTGGCCAGCCACCGGTCGCGCAGGTCCTCGCCGTCGACCGCGCCACCGGCGTTGTTCACCAGCACGTCCACTGTGGACGGCAGCTCGGCCAGCGCCGCCTCGACCGCCCGGGGGTCGGCCGCGTCGAAGGCCACCGCCCGCGCGCCGACCTCCTCGGCCGCCGACGCCAGCACCTCCGCCCGCCGCCCGGTGATCACCACCTCCAGGCCGCGCGCCACCAACTCGGCCGCGATCGCCTTGCCGATCCCGGTGCCGCCACCGGTCACCACCGCTGTCCTCACCGCTGTCGTCATGCGAGCGCCTGCCACCATCCGTCGACCGCCGGGGGATCCGCCACGTCGATCCTCTCGCCCGGCCGCGGCACCGCCAACGGGATCTCCCAGGCCTTCGCCTCCCGCCAGACCCGGTCGACCGGCTCGGCCCAGTCGTGGAACGCCAGGTTGAACGTCGCCCAGTGCACCGGGATCAACAGCCCGCCCCGGACGTCGCGGTGCGCCGCCACACCTTCCTCGGGCGTCATGTGGATGTCCGGCCAGTCCGGCCCGTACGCGCCGATCTGGATCAGCGAGGCGTCGAACGGCCCGTACTCCGCCCCGACCTTCCGATAGCCGTCGAAGTAGCCCGTGTCACCGCTGTAGTACACGCGGTGCCGCGGACCCACGATCGCCCACGAGGCCCACAGCGTGGTGTCGCGCCGCAGCCCCCGGCCGGAGAAGTGCTGCGCCGGCGAGGCGACCAGTCGGATGCCGGCCACCTCGTGCGACTCGTCCCAGTCCAGCTCGACGATCCGCTCCTCGGGCACCCGCCACCGGCGCAGGTGCGCGCCGATGCCCAGCGGCACCACGAAGACCGCGTCGCCCGCGCGGGTCAGCTCCCGCACGGTCGGCAGGTCGAGGTGGTCGTAGTGGTCGTGCGAGATGACCACCGCGTCCACCGGGCCGACCTCGGACAGGGCGTGCGGCACCGGGTGCAGCCGCTTGGGCCCGACCGCCCGCGACGGCGAGCAGCGCTCGCTCCACACCGGGTCGAGCAGGATCCGCGCGCCGTCGATCTCGATCAGCGTGGAGGCGTGCCCGTACCAGGTGATGTGCAGCCCGTCGGCGGTGCCGGCCGGCACCGCGGGCACCAGCGGGACCGGCCCGACCGGGTGCCGCCGCTGGCCACCGAACAGCAGCTCCCGCGCCATGTCCCGGGCACCGCCCGGCGGCAGGGTCCGGGTCGGCGCGGCGTTGCGGAACCTGCCGTCGCGGAACTGCGGGGAGCGCCGGACGCGTTCCCCGCGCGGTGAGCCGCCCAGCGCGACGGGCAGGTCGCGCAACGCCCACGCGACCGCTCCCGCCGCCACGCCGAGCAGCGCTGCGGTGACCTTCTTCATGGCTCCTCCAACGGCCGTCCCGGCCCGGGGGTTCCCGAGGTCGGGAAGATCAACCGGTCGAGTGACGTTGGCCGGGGACGGCGACCGCGCGGCCGTCGCCTGCCCCGCGGATCGTCCCGGTCATCCTCACCGGAGCCGCCCGAACCGGCCACCGGACCGTCCACCTGGGACTCTTCCGACGGCACACCTCCCAAGCCGGACTTCGCGCCCACGTGGAATACCGGGACCGGAAGCCCTCACGACGCACGCGGGCCGGACACCCCAGTGGGATGCCCGGCCCGCGTGCACGAGAGCGCTATTCGAGCACGATCAGCAGGTCGCCGCCTTCCACCTGCTGCACACCGCGCACGGCGAGGCGCTTGATCCGACCGGCCCTCGGCGCGGTGATCGCGGCCTCCATCTTCATCGCCTCGATGGTCGCCACCGTCTGGCCGGCGTCGACCTCGTCACCCTCCTCGACGTTCGGCGTGACGACACCCGCGAACGGCGCGGCCACGTGCCCGGCGTTCGTCCGGTCGGCCTTCTCCGCCACCGGGATCTCGGCCGCGATCGAGCGGTCGCGCACCTGGATCGGGCGCAACTGGCCGTTGAGCGTCGCCATGACGGTGCGCATGCCGCGCTCGTCGGCCTCGCCGATCGCTTCCAAGCCGATCAGCAGCCGCACGCCGGGCTCCAAGTCGACCGAGTACTCCTCCCCCGGCCGCAGGCCGTAGAAGAAGTCCTTGCTGCGCAGCACGCTGGTGTCGCCGTACGCGTCCCGGTGCGCCTCGAACTCCTTGGTCGGCGCGGGGAACAGCAGGCGGTTCAACGTGGCGCGGCGGTTCTCCGCCAGACCCGCGCGGTCCTCGTCGGTCAGCTCCGCCACGCCCTTCGGCGCGGCCCGGCCCTGCAACGCCTTGCTGCGGAACGGCTCCGGCCAGCCGCCGGGCGGGTCACCCAGCTCGCCGGACAGGAACCCGACCACCGACGCCGGGATGTCGAACTTGTTCGGCTCCGCCTCGAAGTCCTTGGGCGACACGCCCGCGCCCACCAGGTGCAGCGCCAGGTCGCCGACGACCTTGGACGACGGGGTCACCTTCACCAGCCGGCCCAGCATCCGGTCGGCCGCGGCGTACATGGCCTCGATCTCCTCGAACTTCTGGCCGAGGCCGAGCGCCACCGCCTGGGTGCGCAGGTTCGAGAGCTGACCACCGGGGATCTCGTGGTTGTAGACGCGACCGGTCGGACCGGGGATGCCGGACTCGAACGGCGCGTACACCTTGCGCACGGCCTCCCAGTACGGCTCGATGTCGCACACCGCCTGGAGGTCCAAGCCGGTCTCGTTCTCGGTGTAGTCCGTGGCCGCCACGATCGCCGACAGCGGCGGCTGCGACGTCGTGCCCGCCATCG is a window of Saccharothrix espanaensis DSM 44229 DNA encoding:
- a CDS encoding MBL fold metallo-hydrolase encodes the protein MKKVTAALLGVAAGAVAWALRDLPVALGGSPRGERVRRSPQFRDGRFRNAAPTRTLPPGGARDMARELLFGGQRRHPVGPVPLVPAVPAGTADGLHITWYGHASTLIEIDGARILLDPVWSERCSPSRAVGPKRLHPVPHALSEVGPVDAVVISHDHYDHLDLPTVRELTRAGDAVFVVPLGIGAHLRRWRVPEERIVELDWDESHEVAGIRLVASPAQHFSGRGLRRDTTLWASWAIVGPRHRVYYSGDTGYFDGYRKVGAEYGPFDASLIQIGAYGPDWPDIHMTPEEGVAAHRDVRGGLLIPVHWATFNLAFHDWAEPVDRVWREAKAWEIPLAVPRPGERIDVADPPAVDGWWQALA
- a CDS encoding SDR family NAD(P)-dependent oxidoreductase; amino-acid sequence: MTTAVRTAVVTGGGTGIGKAIAAELVARGLEVVITGRRAEVLASAAEEVGARAVAFDAADPRAVEAALAELPSTVDVLVNNAGGAVDGEDLRDRWLANYEANVVTAVLVTTALEPRFADQARVVTIGSIAGRRGGGAYGAAKAAVEAWTAELAFTLGGRGITANVVSPGYVEDTEFFGDRMTAQRRETLVSQTANGRPGTPADVAAAVAFLTSPEAGHITGQVIAVNGGAALGR